Proteins from a genomic interval of Caulobacter sp. NIBR1757:
- a CDS encoding TetR/AcrR family transcriptional regulator, which yields MAANPPIATDGRRLRAEASRARIVAAMLELIREGNPAPSAEAVADRAGVGLRTVFRLFNDMDSLYREMHAMMLARLAPIAAEPVVGETWRIRLRNLIHRRVRLFEEMMPFQVAADAHRARSPFLNKTHESLVRLQRSMATALLPEEIKADAVLVEMMDLVMSFDSWRRLRLDQTLSVDEAERIIATLVDRVIGP from the coding sequence ATGGCCGCCAACCCTCCCATCGCCACAGACGGCCGCCGCCTGCGGGCCGAGGCCAGCCGGGCCCGCATCGTCGCCGCCATGCTGGAACTGATCCGCGAGGGCAACCCCGCGCCGTCGGCCGAGGCCGTGGCCGACCGGGCCGGCGTCGGCCTGCGCACCGTGTTCCGGCTGTTCAACGACATGGACAGCCTCTACCGCGAAATGCACGCCATGATGCTGGCCCGTCTGGCCCCCATCGCCGCCGAGCCGGTGGTCGGCGAGACCTGGCGGATACGGCTGCGCAACCTGATCCACCGGCGCGTGCGGCTGTTCGAAGAAATGATGCCCTTCCAGGTCGCCGCCGACGCCCATCGCGCCCGCTCGCCCTTCCTGAACAAGACCCATGAGAGCCTGGTGCGGCTGCAGCGCAGCATGGCCACCGCCCTGCTGCCCGAAGAGATCAAGGCCGATGCGGTGCTGGTCGAGATGATGGACCTGGTGATGAGTTTCGATTCCTGGCGTCGGCTGCGGCTGGACCAGACCCTCTCGGTGGACGAGGCCGAGCGGATCATCGCCACCCTGGTGGACCGGGTGATCGGCCCATGA
- a CDS encoding glutathione S-transferase N-terminal domain-containing protein — MTAALVDAAPAGEVWRVHGLSLSYFTGKIEAYLRAKGQPYSLIEMSAADLRACAAATGVAWMPQIETPEGWLTDSPRIIEHLEGLRPQPAITPEEPVSAFIAGLIEDFGDEQLWRPALYYRWAYAEDARLRGGQIAETMLGALPLPRWFKRALIIARQRRTYLAGDGVNAANASAVRQEYLDILDTLEPVLASRPFVMGQRPTEADFGLFGGLFRHFAQDPTPGAIMAQRAPSVLAWTSRLWTLNPADFSEAVQASGAPPGLERLALAVTSRFLPMMAAHEAAWGRGERLARFSHFGAAFETPVSPYRVWRLARLRLRFQALDATARAQVTGWLDDPSATALLEQALAGPPPPEPLSLPIVAGQRPARPRDRQWRRS, encoded by the coding sequence ATGACGGCGGCCCTCGTCGATGCCGCACCGGCGGGCGAGGTCTGGCGCGTCCACGGGCTGTCGCTGTCCTATTTCACCGGCAAGATCGAGGCCTACCTGCGGGCCAAGGGCCAGCCCTACAGTCTGATCGAGATGAGCGCCGCCGACCTGCGCGCCTGCGCGGCGGCAACCGGCGTGGCCTGGATGCCGCAGATCGAGACGCCGGAAGGCTGGCTGACCGACAGCCCGCGGATCATCGAGCACCTTGAAGGGCTGCGTCCGCAGCCGGCCATCACGCCCGAAGAGCCTGTGAGCGCCTTCATCGCCGGCCTGATCGAGGATTTCGGCGACGAACAGCTCTGGCGGCCGGCCCTCTACTATCGCTGGGCCTATGCCGAGGACGCCCGGCTGCGGGGCGGGCAGATCGCCGAGACGATGCTCGGCGCCCTGCCACTGCCGCGCTGGTTCAAGCGCGCCCTGATCATCGCCCGCCAGCGGCGGACCTACCTGGCCGGCGACGGCGTCAATGCCGCCAACGCCTCCGCCGTTCGCCAGGAGTATCTGGACATCCTCGATACCCTGGAGCCGGTGCTGGCCAGCCGCCCCTTCGTCATGGGCCAGAGACCGACGGAGGCGGACTTCGGCCTGTTCGGCGGCCTGTTCCGGCATTTTGCCCAGGACCCGACGCCTGGCGCCATCATGGCGCAGCGGGCTCCGTCGGTCCTGGCCTGGACGTCTCGGCTGTGGACCCTGAACCCCGCCGACTTTTCCGAAGCGGTCCAGGCGTCTGGCGCGCCGCCGGGCCTGGAGCGGCTGGCCCTCGCCGTCACCAGCCGCTTCCTGCCGATGATGGCGGCCCATGAGGCGGCCTGGGGCCGGGGTGAGCGCCTCGCCCGCTTCAGCCACTTCGGCGCGGCCTTTGAGACCCCCGTCAGCCCCTACCGGGTCTGGCGTCTGGCGCGTCTGCGCCTGCGGTTCCAGGCCCTCGACGCGACCGCCCGGGCCCAGGTGACCGGCTGGCTCGACGATCCGTCAGCGACGGCCCTGCTCGAACAGGCGCTGGCTGGTCCGCCGCCACCAGAGCCCCTGTCCCTGCCGATCGTCGCCGGCCAACGCCCGGCGCGGCCGCGAGACCGTCAATGGCGACGCTCATGA